A genomic stretch from Cydia amplana chromosome 1, ilCydAmpl1.1, whole genome shotgun sequence includes:
- the LOC134647218 gene encoding uncharacterized protein LOC134647218 — protein MDQDKENLKAKTRIPLPMAPLPALPNHLLKKLSERPPLNTLSGPNALNNNVPSLNLFCMAGPSNSKNKSVVNRPKSPFQIDTKFVTVRRGCEDFDNNFVAYQDDKRRISEPSVITVSSDEENDTNEKEIHFTDKDGLANKKRISASTPALNTLVPARVKNIKRSLKRPHSRELQGLTPLENRERVDGRAKRRLNFNQTIRERMQSPDLLQKSYMASMDREYTGEILSYLLQAETKPVALPRVKSETRACVINWLMKINGIDGNPATIQTAVWYLDAVLATGNVTLENMQLVAAAAYWIASKLHGPLTPASKLVKYANHAFTQQRLLEAEKVILLRLKSPRQPIVPQDYLCYFAWWCNKERPGEIEVATTFLCLCGMMVNKSLCPEYPSVVAAASIRNALLLLKKKELMPRLQRCPAYVAAERKAGNISHTCTILRHAVRVVGAKNYSYKFIFEQYGLPPKYIAQTIVSAANELAVMDTRSTAVIY, from the exons ATGGATCAAGACAAAGAAAATTTAAAAGCAAAAACAAGGATTCCTCTACCCATGGCACCTCTGCCAGCTCTGCCGAACCACTTGCTGAAGAAATTAAGCGAGAGACCACCGTTGAATACTTTATCGGGCCCTAATGCACTCAATAATAATGTGCCATCTTTAAATTTGTTCTGCATGGCTGGCCCAAGCAATTCAAAAAACAAAAGCGTTGTCAATAGACCAAAGAGTCCTTttcaaattgacactaaatttgTAACTGTGCGACGGGGTTGTGAAGATTTCGACAACAATTTTGTTGCTTACCAAGACGATAAGAGAAGAATATCAGAGCCGAGTGTCATTACTGTTAGCAGTGATGAGGAAAATGATACAAACGAAAAGGAAATACATTTCACTGATAAAGATGGCCTTGCTAATAAGAAGCGGATATCAGCAAGTACCCCGGCTCTTAACACATTAGTTCCAGCCAGGGTAAAGAATATAAAGCGAAGCTTGAAAAGACCTCATAGTAGAGAGTTACAAGGTTTAACACCACTGGAAAATCGGGAAAGGGTAGATGGCAGAGCGAAACGGAGACTGAATTTCAATCAAACAATTCGTGAGAGGATGCAGTCACCTGAtttat TACAAAAATCATACATGGCTAGCATGGACAGAGAATATACGGGTGAAATTCTATCATACCTTCTACAAGCCGAAACGAAACCAGTGGCCCTCCCGCGGGTTAAGAGTGAGACGAGAGCGTGCGTTATCAACTGGCTGATGAAAATTAAC GGCATAGACGGCAACCCAGCCACCATTCAGACGGCGGTGTGGTACCTGGACGCGGTGCTGGCCACGGGCAACGTGACGCTGGAGAACATGCAGCTGGTGGCGGCGGCCGCGTACTGGATCGCGTCCAAGCTCCACGGGCCGCTCACGCCTGCGTCCAAGCTTGTCAAATACGCAAACCATGCCTTCACGCAGCAGAGGCTGTTGGAGGCGGAGAAAGTCATATTGCTTAGATTG AAATCTCCGCGCCAACCAATAGTGCCCCAAGACTACCTCTGCTATTTCGCTTGGTGGTGCAACAAAGAACGGCCTGGTGAGATCGAAGTGGCCACCACGTTCCTCTGCCTCTGCGGGATGATGGTCAACAAGAGCCTCTGCCCCGAGTACCCGTCCGTGGTCGCCGCGGCTTCTATAAGGAATGCTTTGTTGTTGCTGAAGAAAAAGGAGCTGATGCCGCGACTGCAGAGGTGTCCGGC ATACGTAGCTGCAGAAAGAAAGGCCGGGAACATATCACACACGTGCACCATTCTTCGGCACGCGGTGCGCGTGGTGGGTGCGAAGAACTACAGCTATAAGTTCATATTCGAGCAGTACGGACTGCCGCCGAAGTACATCGCTCAGACCATCGTGAGTGCGGCCAACGAGCTCGCTGTCATGGACACTAGGAGCACAGCTGTCatatattaa